In the genome of Massilibacillus massiliensis, one region contains:
- a CDS encoding SDR family NAD(P)-dependent oxidoreductase, which produces MKSETKKVAVITGGTSGIGLAAARIFLEHGYRVALIGSTADKGDRALTYLKAHDSLAIFIQDDIRSVDACKRVIGRTIEHFGQIDVLVNSAGIYYEKSIEDMTEEDYMQIMDINIKGTYFMCQQAVAYLRKSAAGAIVNVSSDAGINGNFLCSAYCASKGAVTVFSKALALELAPYHIRVNCVCPGDIDTPLTRAQLKNQKDAAAQLQEMASVYPIGRIGRAEEAAEVIYFLASNKASFVVGAAWSVDGGVTAY; this is translated from the coding sequence ATGAAAAGCGAAACAAAAAAAGTTGCGGTTATTACAGGCGGTACCTCTGGTATAGGGCTGGCTGCAGCGCGAATTTTTTTAGAACATGGATATCGCGTGGCTTTGATTGGAAGTACGGCAGATAAAGGTGACAGAGCCTTAACGTACTTGAAGGCACATGATAGCTTAGCGATTTTTATACAAGACGATATACGCAGTGTCGATGCGTGTAAGCGGGTAATTGGGCGGACAATTGAGCACTTTGGACAAATCGATGTATTGGTAAATTCTGCGGGGATTTATTATGAAAAATCCATTGAAGACATGACAGAAGAAGATTACATGCAAATTATGGATATTAATATAAAAGGGACATATTTTATGTGTCAACAAGCTGTGGCCTATTTGCGGAAAAGCGCTGCGGGTGCAATTGTGAATGTATCTTCAGATGCTGGGATCAATGGAAATTTTCTTTGTTCGGCTTATTGCGCTTCAAAAGGTGCTGTTACTGTGTTTAGCAAGGCATTGGCATTGGAATTAGCACCGTATCATATTCGCGTGAATTGTGTCTGTCCGGGCGATATTGATACACCGCTGACAAGAGCACAGCTTAAAAATCAGAAAGATGCAGCAGCACAGCTGCAAGAGATGGCCAGTGTTTATCCGATTGGCAGAATCGGCAGAGCAGAGGAAGCTGCAGAGGTCATTTATTTTCTCGCATCCAATAAAGCGAGTTTTGTTGTTGGCGCAGCTTGGAGCGTCGATGGCGGTGTGACCGCATATTAA
- a CDS encoding winged helix-turn-helix domain-containing protein — translation MQQKILVVDDEASIRELITFNLEKAGYQVIGAQDGLEAIDLAYDKVALVVLDLMLPKIDGIEVCRRLKAQPQTAGIPIIMLTAKDEEIDKVLGLELGADDYLTKPFSPRELVARIKAVLRRSVKGSLPMGQLSVGNLKMNFASYEVFLGDQLLELTPKEYELLKLFLTNMGKAYSREQLLDQIWGYEYYGDTRTVDVHIRHLRAKLGSEPKLSEAIETVRGVGYRFTNIK, via the coding sequence ATGCAACAGAAAATTTTGGTTGTGGATGATGAAGCTTCGATACGTGAACTCATAACATTTAATCTTGAAAAGGCTGGTTATCAGGTGATTGGTGCACAAGACGGTTTAGAAGCAATAGACTTGGCCTATGACAAAGTAGCGTTAGTCGTGCTCGACTTGATGCTGCCTAAGATTGATGGAATTGAAGTTTGCCGGCGTTTAAAGGCGCAGCCGCAAACTGCAGGGATTCCAATTATCATGTTGACGGCAAAAGATGAAGAGATAGATAAAGTTTTGGGACTTGAACTCGGGGCGGATGATTATCTTACCAAGCCGTTTAGTCCGAGAGAATTGGTGGCACGAATTAAGGCAGTACTGCGTAGAAGCGTAAAAGGAAGCTTACCTATGGGTCAGCTTAGCGTTGGAAATTTAAAGATGAATTTTGCCAGTTATGAAGTTTTCCTAGGGGATCAGCTGCTAGAATTAACGCCTAAAGAATATGAACTTTTAAAATTATTTTTAACTAATATGGGGAAGGCGTATTCAAGAGAGCAATTGTTAGATCAAATATGGGGTTATGAGTATTATGGCGATACGAGAACTGTTGATGTGCATATCAGGCACTTGCGTGCCAAATTAGGTAGTGAGCCGAAATTAAGTGAAGCAATTGAAACCGTTCGTGGTGTAGGATATCGTTTTACGAATATTAAATAA
- a CDS encoding HU family DNA-binding protein: MNKTELVASVAEKAGLTKKDAEKAVNALFASVEEALVANDKVQVIGFGTFEVKEREARKGRNPQTGAEITIPASKNPVFKAGKGLKDAVNM, encoded by the coding sequence GTGAATAAAACTGAATTAGTAGCTAGCGTAGCAGAAAAAGCTGGCTTAACGAAAAAAGATGCTGAAAAAGCGGTAAATGCATTATTTGCGAGTGTGGAAGAAGCATTAGTTGCAAATGATAAAGTGCAAGTCATTGGTTTTGGTACTTTTGAAGTAAAAGAACGTGAAGCTAGAAAAGGCCGTAACCCACAGACTGGCGCAGAAATTACGATTCCTGCATCTAAAAATCCTGTATTTAAAGCAGGCAAAGGTCTTAAAGACGCTGTTAATATGTAA
- the yabN gene encoding bifunctional methyltransferase/pyrophosphohydrolase YabN, which produces MGEIIIVGLGPGSLGFITLETWDKLTSAKTLLLRTAKHPTVEELRKHKIEFSSYDEIYDTKATFEDVYQTITQDVIRRAKQGEQVVYAVPGSPLVAEKTVLLIRDMAKEENIKFRILPGMSFIEVLYVQLGIDPIDGLTVIDSEDAEGLPEGLPTAIVVTQVYNQQVASNLKLSLMERYPDDFDITLLQNLGLENEEIITIPLYELDRQPHIDHLTSVYVPALQEREQSFSLSPIVDVMAKLRSPEGCVWDIEQTHKSLRRYIIEEVYEVIEAIDLEDAALLCEELGDLLLQIVFHARMAEETGAFTMQDVVDRVTEKMIHRHPHVFGDISVRDAGEVVLNWEAIKKEEKKDVRKSILDGVPKDLPSLMKAYKLQHKAAKVGFDWDNIAPVWDKIREEVAELKQAIQENDKVNMEAEFGDVLFSIVNLSRFLNIDPEVALNRTNHKFIRRFSYIENNVKKKGEKWDDLTIAELNRYWNESKVLNL; this is translated from the coding sequence ATGGGAGAAATTATAATTGTTGGACTGGGGCCGGGTTCGCTCGGCTTTATTACTTTAGAGACATGGGACAAACTAACGAGTGCTAAAACACTGTTGCTGAGAACAGCAAAACATCCAACGGTAGAAGAATTGCGAAAGCATAAAATAGAGTTTTCTTCTTATGATGAGATCTACGATACAAAAGCAACTTTTGAGGATGTATACCAGACAATTACGCAAGATGTAATTCGCAGAGCAAAGCAGGGGGAACAAGTCGTCTATGCAGTGCCTGGCAGTCCGCTGGTGGCTGAAAAAACAGTGCTTTTAATTCGTGATATGGCAAAAGAGGAAAATATAAAATTTCGTATTTTACCGGGAATGAGCTTTATCGAAGTATTATATGTGCAGTTGGGGATTGACCCCATTGACGGACTCACAGTCATTGATAGTGAGGATGCTGAAGGTTTGCCGGAGGGGTTGCCTACAGCGATTGTTGTAACACAAGTATATAATCAGCAAGTGGCATCAAATTTAAAACTCAGCTTGATGGAACGGTATCCGGATGATTTTGACATCACCTTACTACAGAATTTAGGATTAGAGAATGAAGAAATTATAACAATTCCGCTATATGAATTAGATCGGCAGCCGCATATAGACCATTTGACAAGTGTTTATGTCCCGGCCCTTCAGGAGCGCGAACAATCGTTTTCACTTTCACCAATTGTTGATGTAATGGCAAAGCTGCGTTCGCCAGAAGGCTGTGTCTGGGATATTGAACAGACACATAAATCTTTACGTCGTTATATCATTGAGGAAGTTTATGAAGTGATAGAAGCAATTGATCTTGAAGATGCAGCGCTTCTTTGTGAAGAGTTGGGGGATCTATTATTACAGATCGTATTTCATGCGCGTATGGCAGAAGAAACTGGCGCGTTTACGATGCAAGATGTAGTCGATCGTGTAACGGAAAAAATGATCCACCGCCACCCGCATGTATTTGGTGACATTTCTGTGCGGGATGCCGGGGAAGTTGTTTTAAACTGGGAGGCAATTAAAAAAGAGGAAAAGAAAGATGTGCGTAAATCAATTTTAGATGGTGTTCCTAAAGATTTGCCAAGTTTGATGAAAGCTTATAAATTACAACATAAAGCTGCAAAAGTTGGTTTTGATTGGGATAATATTGCACCGGTTTGGGATAAAATAAGAGAAGAGGTTGCCGAATTAAAACAAGCGATACAAGAAAATGATAAGGTGAATATGGAAGCTGAATTTGGCGATGTACTATTTTCCATTGTCAATTTATCGCGATTTCTAAATATTGATCCGGAAGTTGCCTTAAATAGGACGAATCATAAATTCATTCGTCGATTTTCTTATATAGAAAATAATGTAAAAAAGAAAGGGGAAAAATGGGACGATTTAACTATTGCGGAGTTGAATCGGTATTGGAATGAGTCAAAAGTATTAAATTTATAG
- a CDS encoding putative polysaccharide biosynthesis protein, whose product MHKNDFLKGAFILTIAGIIVKVIGSVNRIILSRLLGGEGIGLYQMAYPMYQLALSVSSAGIPVAISILVAEKLALKDVYGAKRIFQVSLKVMVMTGLIFSLLLYFGAGWLIEAHIVRDQRAYYSIVALAPAIFFVTVLSSYRGFFQGMQSMTPTAVSQIFEQLFRVITMIVLAVVLLPYGLSYAAAGASFGAAPGAVAGVIVLLYYYWRYKKENKTKVVIRNTDHKQESSYRIIKNIIKLALPVSLANIMLPLTANIDLLIVPVRLETAGYTVEEATELFGYLTGMAVSLVNLPTILTASLAASLVPAISEAYTLKDQHAIRQRTKTAFRIANLLGIPSFMGLFLLAFPISELLYATPNAGTCIAILSFGIILLGIGQVTTGILQGLGHTTIPLVNMVISALAKLGLSYWLTADPVLGIKGAAWATNADFGIAAVLNLIFVYRYVGVGIDIKDTCKVIVSTAVMGLIVLISYDFAMIHIMNNTFATLLAIFAGGMTYLVSLILTRSITSQDMVSIPVVGKKISALYDKLK is encoded by the coding sequence ATGCACAAAAATGACTTTTTAAAAGGAGCATTTATTTTAACTATTGCTGGTATTATTGTAAAAGTCATTGGTTCTGTCAATCGTATTATTTTATCGAGGCTTCTTGGTGGAGAGGGTATTGGCCTTTATCAAATGGCATATCCGATGTATCAATTGGCATTGAGTGTTTCATCTGCAGGCATTCCAGTTGCAATTTCAATTTTAGTCGCAGAAAAGTTAGCCTTAAAAGACGTATATGGTGCAAAGCGAATTTTTCAAGTTTCATTGAAGGTTATGGTGATGACGGGGCTTATATTTAGTTTATTACTATATTTTGGCGCCGGATGGCTAATTGAAGCGCATATTGTACGTGACCAACGTGCCTATTATTCTATTGTTGCACTTGCACCGGCGATTTTTTTTGTTACGGTTTTATCCAGTTATCGCGGATTTTTTCAAGGGATGCAAAGTATGACGCCAACGGCTGTATCGCAAATTTTTGAACAACTATTTCGTGTGATTACGATGATTGTGCTGGCAGTTGTTTTATTGCCGTATGGGCTTTCTTACGCGGCAGCCGGTGCCAGCTTCGGTGCAGCACCAGGGGCGGTTGCTGGAGTCATTGTATTGCTTTATTATTATTGGCGTTACAAGAAGGAAAATAAAACCAAAGTCGTAATAAGAAATACCGATCATAAGCAAGAGAGCAGCTATCGTATTATTAAAAATATTATCAAATTGGCACTGCCGGTTTCGCTTGCGAATATTATGCTGCCGCTGACGGCAAATATTGATTTGTTAATCGTACCTGTTCGTTTAGAAACTGCTGGATATACGGTAGAAGAGGCCACTGAATTGTTCGGCTATTTAACTGGAATGGCGGTATCGCTGGTCAATCTGCCGACGATTTTAACCGCGTCGCTTGCAGCCAGTTTGGTTCCGGCGATTTCAGAGGCTTATACATTAAAAGATCAGCACGCAATTCGGCAACGGACGAAGACGGCATTTCGTATTGCAAATTTATTAGGAATTCCTAGTTTTATGGGACTGTTTTTATTAGCTTTTCCAATTTCAGAACTTTTATATGCAACACCCAATGCAGGGACTTGTATTGCGATATTGTCCTTTGGTATAATTTTACTTGGTATAGGGCAAGTTACAACCGGTATTTTACAAGGCTTGGGACATACGACGATACCGCTCGTAAATATGGTGATTTCGGCACTTGCTAAATTGGGATTGAGCTATTGGCTGACTGCCGATCCAGTTTTAGGGATAAAAGGTGCGGCATGGGCAACGAACGCTGATTTTGGGATAGCGGCGGTTTTAAACTTAATTTTTGTTTACCGTTATGTCGGGGTCGGAATTGACATAAAAGATACGTGTAAAGTGATCGTGTCAACTGCGGTTATGGGGTTGATTGTACTTATCAGTTACGATTTTGCTATGATACATATAATGAATAATACGTTCGCTACTTTGCTTGCGATTTTTGCTGGTGGAATGACATATCTGGTTTCCTTGATTTTGACGAGAAGCATAACAAGTCAAGATATGGTAAGTATTCCTGTGGTAGGTAAAAAAATCAGTGCTTTATATGATAAACTGAAATAG
- the spoVT gene encoding stage V sporulation protein T — protein sequence MKATGIVRRIDDLGRVVIPKEIRRTLRIREGDPLEIYVDREGEVILKKYSPVSELGDFAKEYCDSLYEAIGNIILIADRDAMVAVAGAAKKEFLNKPLGKIVEKIMEERKAVLINNPSEYKNDHACPIEIEEDEEESYKFTAEVIAPIIVEGDAIGAVIICSRQANVQMGNMELKLAETAASFLAKQMSQ from the coding sequence TTGAAAGCAACAGGTATAGTTAGAAGAATTGATGATTTAGGAAGGGTTGTTATTCCAAAGGAAATTCGCCGGACGCTGAGAATAAGAGAAGGCGATCCGTTAGAAATTTATGTTGATCGTGAAGGAGAGGTCATATTAAAAAAATATTCTCCGGTAAGTGAATTGGGTGATTTTGCTAAAGAGTATTGTGATTCTTTATATGAAGCAATTGGAAATATCATATTAATTGCTGATCGTGATGCTATGGTAGCTGTTGCCGGTGCCGCTAAAAAGGAATTTTTGAATAAACCATTAGGTAAAATCGTAGAAAAGATTATGGAAGAGCGTAAAGCGGTACTTATTAATAATCCAAGTGAATACAAAAACGATCATGCTTGTCCGATTGAAATTGAAGAAGATGAAGAAGAGTCTTACAAGTTCACTGCAGAAGTGATTGCACCAATTATTGTGGAGGGGGATGCAATTGGAGCTGTTATTATTTGCTCCAGGCAGGCCAATGTCCAGATGGGAAATATGGAATTGAAACTTGCAGAAACAGCAGCAAGTTTTTTAGCAAAACAGATGTCACAATAA
- the mfd gene encoding transcription-repair coupling factor, producing MEKLFELLTTDPAITRVVDCFGMEKEQSLVYGLSGSQKAAVLAASYNQHPRTTVIITSNHASLEVLKSDLEMLLPAVSILELPALDLITFSAAAKSIELAAKRMDVLGRLIRKEKMIVLATAAASIQKGLSKLEFERSSLNITMGMEIERDEILEKLVQLGYERVEQVDSLGKFSARGGILDIFPINSQAPIRVEFFDNEIDSLREFDINSQRSIENITNVDVLPLFQMDSDGKPAMFLSYLEQTATIIFDEPTRIREQMTMLVKENPELKKRMFNWNDITSIAKNKNVLYISLLLQKYPYTEPNEIISVTAKAAAPFHKQMEILSSEIKSWKEHKMHVVLFMTNEQKAMSMLEILKEHQIAAEFQPELKALVEGLVLVTVGTLVNGFELPQAHIAVITEKDVFGRQKKKALPRVAKAEKITYFRDINIGDYVVHVNHGIGKYVGVETLDVAGIHRDYLHIRYGGDDKLFVPTDQVHLLQKYIGSEGDVPRLHKMGGNEWNKAKSKAKAAVADIAKELIKLYAQRQIETGYAFESDTPWQKEFEEAFPYEETADQIAAIAEIKADMEKPRPMDRLLCGDVGFGKTEVAIRAAFKAVMSGRQVAVLVPTTVLAQQHYQTFKSRFAGFGPVVDVICRFRTAKQQKHTLEKVKTGQVDVLIGTHSILNANNVQFKDLGLLIVDEEQRFGVAQKEKIKKLSKGIDVLTLSATPIPRTLHMSLVGARDMSIIETPPEERFPVQTYVVENNDEIMRDAIKRELKRSGQVYFVYNRVETIDKMSSHLAKMLPDAKIQTGHGQMPEELLEQVMLDFYEGKDDILVATSIIENGLDVANANTIIVYDADRFGLSQLYQMRGRVGRSNHMAFAYFVYQADKVLTEVAEKRLQAIKEFAELGAGFKIAMRDLEIRGAGNLLGAQQHGHIATVGFEMYCRLLEEAVQGLKSGEEKPIVIEPVLELNVEAYLPGDYIEDAMHKIEVYQRIAAVRNQDHLQDLLDELIDRFGEPPEAVTNLLAVAEIKNTARTLGLQSIIQRPAKIEFTFSEHPNIEVEGILKLKDLFGGFVKIIAGPPEVISLKLSPNYMKKVLEFVKKVLKTLALQDRKN from the coding sequence ATGGAAAAACTTTTTGAGTTATTGACGACAGATCCAGCAATTACGCGAGTGGTGGACTGTTTTGGCATGGAAAAAGAGCAAAGTTTGGTGTATGGTTTATCAGGATCTCAAAAGGCGGCAGTTCTTGCAGCCAGCTACAATCAGCACCCGCGTACGACGGTTATTATTACGAGTAATCATGCCTCTTTAGAGGTTTTAAAATCGGATTTAGAAATGTTATTACCAGCGGTTTCAATACTGGAATTGCCCGCGCTAGACCTGATTACATTTTCTGCGGCGGCAAAAAGTATTGAGCTTGCGGCCAAGCGTATGGATGTTTTAGGTCGGTTAATACGCAAGGAGAAAATGATTGTACTGGCAACGGCAGCGGCTTCGATTCAAAAGGGGTTGTCAAAGCTGGAATTTGAGCGTTCAAGTTTGAACATTACAATGGGGATGGAAATTGAACGGGATGAAATTTTAGAAAAATTAGTACAACTTGGCTATGAGCGGGTAGAACAAGTCGATAGTTTGGGTAAATTTAGTGCCCGCGGTGGCATTCTTGATATTTTCCCGATTAATAGTCAGGCACCGATCCGCGTAGAGTTTTTTGATAATGAAATTGACTCTTTACGTGAGTTTGATATAAATTCGCAGCGGTCGATTGAAAATATTACCAATGTAGACGTCCTTCCATTATTTCAAATGGACAGCGATGGCAAACCGGCAATGTTTTTATCTTATCTGGAACAAACAGCAACCATTATTTTTGACGAACCCACGAGAATTCGTGAACAAATGACAATGCTTGTGAAAGAAAATCCAGAGTTGAAAAAACGTATGTTTAACTGGAATGATATTACGAGTATTGCAAAGAATAAAAATGTCTTATATATATCGCTATTATTACAAAAATATCCTTATACTGAACCAAATGAAATTATTAGTGTAACTGCAAAGGCTGCCGCTCCGTTTCATAAACAGATGGAGATTTTAAGTAGTGAAATTAAAAGCTGGAAAGAACATAAGATGCATGTTGTCTTGTTCATGACAAATGAGCAAAAGGCGATGTCGATGTTGGAAATTTTAAAAGAGCATCAGATTGCAGCCGAATTTCAGCCAGAACTTAAAGCGCTGGTTGAGGGGTTAGTACTGGTTACTGTCGGCACACTTGTCAATGGGTTTGAGCTGCCGCAAGCACATATCGCTGTTATTACGGAAAAAGACGTATTTGGCAGACAGAAGAAAAAAGCATTGCCACGCGTAGCAAAAGCAGAGAAAATTACATATTTTAGAGATATCAATATCGGAGACTATGTTGTACATGTAAATCATGGGATCGGTAAATACGTCGGCGTAGAAACCTTAGATGTTGCTGGAATTCATCGTGATTATTTACATATTCGCTATGGCGGCGATGATAAGTTATTTGTACCTACGGATCAGGTGCATTTATTGCAGAAATATATTGGCTCGGAGGGCGACGTACCTCGCCTGCATAAAATGGGCGGTAACGAATGGAATAAAGCGAAATCTAAGGCAAAAGCAGCTGTTGCTGACATCGCTAAAGAATTAATTAAACTTTATGCGCAGCGGCAAATTGAAACTGGATACGCGTTTGAATCGGATACACCATGGCAAAAAGAATTTGAGGAAGCTTTTCCGTATGAAGAAACTGCGGATCAAATCGCTGCGATTGCTGAAATAAAAGCGGATATGGAAAAGCCGCGACCAATGGATCGGCTATTATGTGGTGATGTTGGCTTTGGAAAAACGGAGGTAGCGATACGTGCGGCTTTTAAGGCTGTGATGAGCGGAAGGCAAGTTGCGGTATTGGTTCCGACTACTGTGCTTGCACAGCAGCATTATCAGACGTTTAAAAGCCGATTTGCAGGATTTGGGCCGGTCGTGGATGTGATTTGCCGCTTTAGAACAGCAAAACAGCAAAAACACACCTTAGAAAAAGTAAAAACCGGACAAGTGGACGTTTTAATCGGTACGCATAGTATCTTAAACGCCAATAATGTACAGTTCAAAGATTTAGGCTTATTAATTGTAGATGAAGAACAACGGTTTGGTGTTGCACAAAAAGAAAAAATTAAAAAGCTAAGTAAGGGAATTGATGTGCTTACGTTAAGTGCGACCCCGATTCCACGTACGTTGCATATGTCGCTCGTGGGTGCAAGAGACATGAGCATTATTGAAACACCACCGGAGGAGCGATTCCCGGTACAAACTTATGTAGTTGAAAATAATGATGAGATTATGCGTGATGCGATTAAAAGGGAATTGAAACGCAGCGGACAGGTTTATTTTGTTTATAATCGGGTAGAAACAATTGATAAAATGAGTTCGCATTTGGCAAAGATGCTTCCCGATGCCAAAATACAGACAGGTCATGGTCAGATGCCGGAAGAATTGCTTGAGCAGGTCATGTTGGATTTCTACGAAGGCAAAGATGATATCTTGGTGGCAACAAGTATTATTGAGAATGGATTGGATGTAGCAAATGCAAATACCATTATTGTGTATGATGCGGATCGGTTTGGCTTGTCACAATTGTATCAAATGCGTGGACGTGTTGGTCGTTCTAATCATATGGCATTTGCATATTTTGTTTATCAGGCGGATAAAGTATTAACAGAGGTTGCGGAAAAACGATTACAGGCAATTAAAGAATTTGCTGAATTGGGTGCTGGATTTAAAATTGCTATGCGTGATTTAGAAATTCGCGGAGCAGGAAATTTGCTTGGCGCGCAGCAGCATGGGCATATTGCCACGGTGGGGTTCGAAATGTATTGCAGGCTGCTTGAAGAAGCTGTACAGGGATTGAAGAGTGGTGAGGAAAAGCCGATTGTAATAGAACCTGTTCTGGAATTGAACGTAGAAGCGTATTTGCCTGGCGACTATATTGAAGATGCCATGCATAAGATAGAAGTATACCAACGGATTGCCGCAGTTAGAAATCAAGATCACTTACAAGATCTTTTAGATGAATTGATTGATCGTTTTGGAGAACCGCCAGAAGCTGTAACCAATTTATTAGCGGTTGCTGAAATTAAAAATACAGCACGGACTTTAGGTTTGCAGTCTATTATTCAGCGGCCTGCCAAGATTGAATTTACTTTTAGTGAGCATCCAAATATTGAAGTAGAAGGCATTTTGAAACTGAAAGATTTATTTGGTGGTTTTGTAAAAATTATTGCAGGACCGCCAGAGGTAATTAGTTTGAAATTGTCTCCGAACTATATGAAAAAAGTATTAGAGTTTGTAAAAAAAGTATTAAAAACTTTAGCTCTGCAAGATAGGAAAAATTAG
- a CDS encoding anti-sigma-F factor Fin has protein sequence MKIYYHCELCGAAIGMLDMEYVDEVKLGFDCLTSEERQDIIEVDHFANTMHVKSLCDDCVKRLGLDREKIRLH, from the coding sequence ATGAAAATATATTATCATTGTGAACTATGCGGTGCAGCAATTGGTATGTTAGATATGGAATATGTTGATGAAGTAAAATTAGGATTTGATTGCTTGACGAGTGAAGAACGTCAAGATATAATTGAAGTTGATCATTTTGCAAATACGATGCATGTAAAGTCATTATGTGATGATTGCGTGAAACGTTTGGGGTTGGATAGAGAAAAAATTAGATTACATTAG
- a CDS encoding peptidoglycan DD-metalloendopeptidase family protein, which translates to MDMNKGKQMRMLGIVLGFGMLMGLVWWAVLEYSDFEPVREPALEVSEYKEIVSKAPRVKMRMHIVKDGETLSDIASLYQVDVDTLRGANENLTDIIQPGDKLLVLPQKGVLYTVAEGDSLWRIAKLFQVEVKNILEQNEKTEEFLKVGEKLFIPGAKPRVVEAAAVPASRQVTSGFIRPATGVVSSPFGARWGRMHEGIDIADDLGTPIRAALAGKVTYAGWLGAYGYAIMLEHREGYSTLYGHLQSMHVVKDEFVNRGQVIGEMGNTGNSTGPHVHFEVRHRGELINPENVL; encoded by the coding sequence ATGGATATGAATAAAGGTAAACAAATGCGTATGCTGGGCATCGTTCTTGGCTTTGGTATGCTTATGGGGCTAGTATGGTGGGCTGTTTTAGAATACAGTGATTTTGAACCAGTGCGTGAACCTGCTTTAGAGGTTAGTGAATATAAAGAAATTGTTTCGAAGGCGCCAAGAGTAAAAATGCGGATGCACATTGTCAAGGATGGGGAAACATTATCGGATATTGCTTCTCTATATCAAGTAGATGTGGATACTTTACGCGGTGCGAATGAAAATTTGACCGATATCATCCAACCTGGTGATAAATTATTGGTTTTACCTCAGAAAGGTGTATTGTACACTGTAGCTGAAGGAGATTCTTTATGGCGCATTGCTAAATTATTTCAGGTTGAAGTAAAAAATATTCTAGAACAAAATGAAAAAACGGAAGAGTTCTTAAAAGTCGGAGAAAAATTATTTATTCCCGGTGCTAAACCAAGAGTCGTGGAAGCCGCTGCCGTGCCAGCTTCAAGACAGGTGACAAGTGGCTTTATCAGGCCTGCAACGGGGGTTGTAAGTTCACCTTTTGGCGCTAGATGGGGGCGAATGCATGAAGGGATTGATATTGCGGATGATTTAGGAACTCCGATTCGGGCAGCATTGGCTGGAAAAGTTACTTATGCAGGCTGGCTTGGCGCCTATGGGTATGCAATCATGCTGGAACATAGGGAAGGATATTCAACGTTGTATGGTCATTTACAAAGTATGCATGTGGTAAAAGATGAGTTTGTCAACCGTGGACAGGTCATTGGTGAGATGGGCAATACGGGGAATTCCACTGGACCGCATGTTCATTTTGAAGTACGGCATCGCGGGGAATTGATCAATCCGGAAAATGTATTGTAA